TTTTGGGGGTCAGTTTcggaatttacaaaattgtgggggtgcaggaagaaaaatataggggtgcaggaagaaactgccttcaACTAATTTGTGTTTCATATTCATAAGCCCACCTCTAGCGCATGAACCCATTTTCTAATGGGGAATTGTTAACTGcacctcttttttctttttctagcATTAATACCCCATGCTTTGTAGTTAATGGGGGAATTATTCTAATCTTTAAAGAACAGATGAACAAGTTATCCCAACCAAACTTAAGTATAACTATAACATTCAAAAGTTCTCTAAATCTGATTTTCACATCAACATAATTgcatgtataaattaatttcatcgccatattaattttaattagaggGCTATATCAACCCTATGCACATTCCCAAAATCTTCCACCAATATACTTTTCCTATAAAATGTTGTATAAACAATTTtagtaatatattttcattttcaaacatTTTAATCATCCacctatatatttttcttataaaaaaaatattataaacaatTCTAATAATATATTCCCACTTCAAACATTTCAATTTGTCCATCCATAGGTATTCAACGTAAGAATATTTAGAATATCTTATACCCTTCCTCAATATCTTAATCAAAACAATAAGAGTTTTGATTAATTACTCTTACCTAAAAAATTGTATTGTTTTAACTTAATTTCAAGTTACACACAAACAATAAGAGTTTTGACTAATTATCTTATTTCATTCGCAGagagaaaataattataatattctaCATGTTTTGAAGTTACACCTTTGTTATGAAGTTTCTCATTATATAACCTTTTATTTACACAAGAGTCTTTCCTTAGCTTCACCTTTTTCTATGAATTCAAAAGTAACAATTAATAATACTTACAATACTTAGTTTTATGAAGAGATTAGCACATAATAATTAGGAGAGACTTTATATACTTATGTTTGTATAAATATTCTTATACTTATAGGTGATTTATCATCGGATAGCTTGTTGATCTACATAGAAAGAAGTCTCAAACTCTATTCAACTCCCTTTCTAACTAATCATAGAGTGTTTCATATGATTTCGTTTTGATACTAAAGTGATGTAACACATAAGTTCtcaataaatttttcataaattaatttgtaaacaaagaaaattatattttacaccACCAAAAGGTGGTAAATTggtgttttaaaaccttttgaagAGATTAATAGACTTTGAATCTAGAAAGATTATTAgattattttgtttattgttaaatataaaaacccattaagaaaaatgtaattaacTATTTAAATGATATGATTAATCACAAACAcgtgttttaaaataaatccaAACAATAGATTATTAACAAAGATGATTGATTAACTCATTTATATTAGTCCATTACACTAAaaataaactagtttttttcttaaagctttttaaaaatattttcaaaaatatggtTAATCCAAAAAATGACAATGAGGAACATAATACACAATTTAATAAATACTTATTTACATACATAAATCACATTCAATCACTCATGAAAGTATTAACGTACAatattacaataaatttgatttattatcaaaacaaaaaatttaaacacaacaGTCTTCAATCTTGTGTGTCCCTTAATAACTTGATCAATAATCTCCCTCTTTTCATAATGACTAAGACTTACATGGATTTTCAAGTAATGGTATGAATTTTGCAACAATAATACAAACTTTTATCCTCCTCTAAGCATTATAAAAAAAGACTTATAGAAAAGACAATATGTatgtagaaaaaatatatttcttcattgattatcatataatatattcactaacaaaaaaacaactttaattagaaaaaaaaaaacatcaaaaatcaaaacaacaaaaGACACCAAACATGGTATGATGAAAAAACATAAGGATTATTTCATTACACTAGAGGATTTAGATCTCTTCCAATATAATTTTTGCATAAACACTTTTGAAAGCTAAAAATCGATTCATCAATATTGTCCATGGACATACCATACTCTTCTTATCTTTCAAACTTTTAGTTGTACATTCTGTCAAGTTTGTTCAACATAGTCATCTCAAAAAGAGTTAGGGATTTTTCAAGTCTCTCAAGAGATTGTTCAAGTTCTACCAGTGCTACTCCTCGAGatcatatttgaaaaataattagttactatattgatattattttagagactaaaaaattcttggtatctaaagtggtttctattatgaataaaaaattataaaatgatttctaaattagctaccaaagttaggcttaaagtccactcaacctcataaaatcaacttataaagtgaggtttgcacccacttatatacaatgaaatgatctaatctctagtcgacgtgggatctccaacaaaatgggacataaaatttaattacacATTTACTTTATATgtcttaaaataatatttattatatatttatattttaaattaatgatataataataatattaatggtttaaaattaataattttattaaataaaagaaaaataaaatgtaatttaaatttaacaataataatagacTATTATTGTAACATATTAATTGTATTATAGGTTTTTTAGTTTGAATTGGATAATGGTTCTATATTACGTCAACTAACACTCTTATCCAAAAGCAGTGATTAAAGTGAAGTATGACTTTGACATCACTTATGTTTCTTGGGTGTTTGTTATTGTTTAagtgaaatagaaactaatgtTAGTTACACTGTTtagttaatatataaaatataaaaaaaatattaatatcaggTTATATACGaattttagaaagaaaatgtatagatttaatttattcagttataatttaaaagtttgttAGATGATTCAGTTATGTATATTAATAAGAataagttaatattaaaaatataatccaAGATTAGGAGTACATATACAAAGACATGCAAAGATGAGAAGTGACAGTTGAAGAAAAAACGATGGTGAAATCCTCTCTTGTCTTAGTGTGCTTCTTGGCCATATTCACATCATGCTGCAACTCTATGCCTCTCTCAGTTCAGAAGAGATGGATCATCGACGACGCAACGGGAGAACGAGTGAAGCTGCACTGTACACATTGGGTGGTTCATGCCCAGCCAATGCTTGCTGAGGGTCTTGACAAATCACCCTTGAATGTCATTGCAGCTAACGTCGCAAAAGCGGGATTCAACTGTGTTCGTTTGTCTTATGCTACGTACATGTTCACTCGCCATGCCAATAACACCGTTCGCGACACCTTCCACTCTTATGACGTTCCAGAGATGGTGACAGCGATTCAGAAACACAACCCTTCGGTGTTGAACATGACCCATCTTCAGGCCTATGAGGCTGTGGTTGATGCTCTAGGGGCACATGGGGTCATGGTGCTCATTGATAACCATCTCAGTTTGCCAGACTGGTGCTGTGCCAATGACGATCAGAATGGATTCTTCGGAGATAGGCACTTCAACACTTCTGAATGGATTCAAGGGTTAGCCATTGTAGCTCACCACTTCAAGGGAAAACCCAATGTAAGTAATCTGCATTCTGgcattgaaaaacaaatttttgttgTGTTCTTCTTGTCAATAATCAAAAGGGGTGGGTGTAAAATTGAATTGGTATCAGTATCAACCAAACCTTTTTATTCTTGGTCTTGTGAAGTGTTTTACAATTGGTGTTGCACGTGGTATGTAGGTGTTCGCCATGGACTTGCGAAACGAGCTAAGGGGTTCACGTCAAAACTGGAATGTTTGGTACAAGTACGTGAGCGAAGGAGCAAAGACGATTCACGAAATTAACCCGGATTTACTAATCATCATTTCAGGGTTAAGCTTTGACAACGACCTTAGCTACTTGAAGACAAGGCCTCTTCATTTGAACATCCCTAACAAAATTGTGTATGAGTCGCATATATACTCCTTCTCAGGAGACACAGGAAGGTGGCACGTGCAACCAGCGAATTGGGTGTGCAACGCCACCATTCAGACGTTCAACCGGCAATCAGGTTTTCTTCTTAGTGGTAAGAATCCAGCACCTTTGTTTGTGAGTGAATTTGGATACAACATGGATGGTGGGAATTTCGCTGACGACAGCTACTGGCCATGCGTTGTGGCACATTTTACCTCCGTCGACTTGGAATGGAGCTTGTGGGCTTTCCAGGGAAGCTATTACCTTAGACAGGGAAATGTTGGACCTGGAGAATCATATGGGGTAATGGACTTCGAATGGGAAAATTATAGAGACCCAAATTTCACTCAAAAGTTTCAGCTTCTACAAAGGATCATTCAAGGTATGTAGATTTCATATTTGCACAAAAAAAAGGTGTGATACATCTTTGTGAGTGCGTTGTACATTGTGTGTCTAAAGTGTAGTGATTTACTTGTTGTGCAGATCCAAATTCAAAGGCCTCAAAGTCTCATATAATCTTCCATCCATCGACTGGCTACTGTGCACATGTGAATGATAAGGAGCTTGTAATGGGTGATTGTAAGAGTAACAGCCTATGGAGTTTCGAAGGAGATGGCTCTCCAATTAGGTTGATGAACTCTGCTATGTGTCTAAAGGCAGTTGGTGAAGGGCTTCCTCCAACTCTCTCAGAAGATTGTTTGTCTGCACAAAGTTCTTGGAAAGCTGTTTCAATGAGTGGTCTTCACTTGGCCAGTTTTGATAAGAATGGAGACCTTTTGTGTCTGGAAAAGGATTCCAATTCTACCAAGTTAGTGACCAGAAAATGCATCTGTATAGAAAATGATGACTCTTCATGTTTGGACAGTCCCCTAAACCAATGGTTCCGACTTGTTCCTACTAATGTTTAGATGAAAATTAGGGATTGAAACAAGTGTAACAAGAAAGAAACTAAGTGTAACAAGTAAAGAAATCATAAAGAAACAGATTGACACAAGGTAATTGAAAAATTACTTATATTGGATTTCTCATAGAATAAAGTAATTTTCTATTTCTATTATAAATGGAATATGAGAATCATAAATGATATATGCATATGAATTTACTACACACACCATGGATTACAataccctaattttaaaatttaaacgaattaaaatgtaagattaacttaaattaaaaataaaaacaaaaatgtaaAGAAGTATCAGTTAAAACCCCTAATTAGAATTAAGGAAAATGAAATCGTTGAACCTTTATACTAACGTGAAGAACCCAATTTTATTGGGCAGGTATTAAAGAGCCTACCCTGAAAAGGAAGTTTCACCCGAATCCTCTTTGTTGTTatcattttttatctttaaatacGAATAATTAAGATGCAACCAATGAATTCTCCAGAGAGTTATGATATCTCGCCCCAATCTATCTCATACAACTACAACATAATCactctaaattttaaataattttttttgttgactttattttaattagctcattaagtattatattttattattaaaataaagttgTGAAGTGattgtttataaatatttagCTGTCAAAAAGATAATTTTCCTTCTTCAAATGgaattagttaattttttaaattatcttatAATCGTTTATTGTCTATGTCTCTTCGATGCTAGTCCAAATTTCATCAACTGTAGCTGCAAACATCATAGACCATTGAATTTGATCCTTCCATTTATTCTGTCTGCTAATGTTATAACACTACAAAACAATAGGACATGAACATACTACTGAACTTTATACTTTCTGACTTTTATTTTCCTCGGGAACTATTTATTGCAAGATGACACAGTCCAAAAAGAGCACAATGTGCGGCACTCAAAACACAAAAGGAAACAATAACCGTCAAAATATTACGTTGTTCTGTTCCAATGAATTTAACATTATTAGATATATTTCGCTAAGAAAAACATCACATTGGATGTTATATCCTTCCATCTCTTCTGTCTGCTAATGTTATGGATTAACCAATCTTTTAGTTGAAGCAGGAAAAAGTCCGTTGGGATCTTCAGAGATTTCCGTGAAGTTTAAAAGTTTTTGCTGTGTATTATATATATCTAAGGGAATGGAATTTACGTTAGATATAAGGGGACATGCGGGTTCAGACGGCTCTGAATATCACAACTGACTCCTCGTGCCAAACCCTGCGCCCCATATCAAGAGCATTTGATGACCTTATGCAGTACAAGAACTATTTCGCAGCCAATTTCCCTCAAAGAATACGGTAACTTCCTACACTTACTCGCCAAAACAGACCAGATAATCAAACATTCATCTCTGTTCCAGAAGTATCAGCTCTCAGCCTTCAGTGGAGTCATGCTCTTTCATGACTTGGTTCTGACCCTTTTATTAGTACTCTTTTGTCCATTCAATTGATAGAAGGATATCAGTTCAAAATAGTGAACCTTGAAATGCTAGCTCTTTATGCTCATGGCTACAACTGGCAAGGTGGAGCTATTACTCCGTTGCATA
The sequence above is a segment of the Phaseolus vulgaris cultivar G19833 chromosome 2, P. vulgaris v2.0, whole genome shotgun sequence genome. Coding sequences within it:
- the LOC137809479 gene encoding glycosyl hydrolase 5 family protein-like, whose amino-acid sequence is MVKSSLVLVCFLAIFTSCCNSMPLSVQKRWIIDDATGERVKLHCTHWVVHAQPMLAEGLDKSPLNVIAANVAKAGFNCVRLSYATYMFTRHANNTVRDTFHSYDVPEMVTAIQKHNPSVLNMTHLQAYEAVVDALGAHGVMVLIDNHLSLPDWCCANDDQNGFFGDRHFNTSEWIQGLAIVAHHFKGKPNVFAMDLRNELRGSRQNWNVWYKYVSEGAKTIHEINPDLLIIISGLSFDNDLSYLKTRPLHLNIPNKIVYESHIYSFSGDTGRWHVQPANWVCNATIQTFNRQSGFLLSGKNPAPLFVSEFGYNMDGGNFADDSYWPCVVAHFTSVDLEWSLWAFQGSYYLRQGNVGPGESYGVMDFEWENYRDPNFTQKFQLLQRIIQDPNSKASKSHIIFHPSTGYCAHVNDKELVMGDCKSNSLWSFEGDGSPIRLMNSAMCLKAVGEGLPPTLSEDCLSAQSSWKAVSMSGLHLASFDKNGDLLCLEKDSNSTKLVTRKCICIENDDSSCLDSPLNQWFRLVPTNV